Part of the Flavobacterium alkalisoli genome is shown below.
TTCGGCAGTTTTTACAACAATTTTGTTACCTCTTATTTTAGTGGCATCAAAAGCGTGTAACGGCTGCCCTAGCTCATGCAAAACGTAATTAGTAACGTCTACCACATTGTTTTTAGGTGTAATACCTATTGCCATAAGCCTGTTTTGTAACCATGCAGGAGAAGGTTGTACCGTAATTCCGGATATGGTTACACCACAGTAGCGTGGTGCCAGTTTATTGTCATCAACTTTTACGTCGATTTTAAGTGTACGCTTATCAATCCTGAAATTGCTTACAGAAGGTGTAATAAGCTCTGTGTTTACATTGCGCTGAGTCATGCCTGCACGAAGGTCGCGGGCAACGCCCCAGTGACTCATGGCGTCGGCACGGTTTGGCGTAAGCCCTATTTCAAAAACCTCATCGGTTTCAATATTAAAAATTTTAGAAGCCGGAGTGCCCGGTTTTAGATCTTCGCCTAATATCAGGATACCTTCGTGGCCCTGGCCAAGACCAAGTTCATCTTCGGCACAAATCATACCGTGGCTTTCTTCTCCGCGTATTTTTCCTTTCTTGATCTGGAAACCGTTTCCTTCGGCATCATACAGGGTAGTACCTATGGTTGCCACAGGAACTTTTTGTCCGGCTGCTACGTTAGGTGCTCCGCAAACAATCTGTACGGGAGGATTACCGTCACCAAGGTCTACCGTTGTAACTTTAAGCTTATCGGCATTAGGGTGTTGTATGCATGAAAGCACATGGCCTACCACTACACCTTCAAGTCCGCCTTTAAGCGACTCAAACTTATCAACTCCTTCTACTTCAAGGCCAAGGTCTGTAAGCAGGTCGGCTGTTTCTTCTGAGTTCCAGTCTAATTTAATGAATTGTTTTAACCAATTGTAGGATATACGCATTGCATTTTTTGTTTTAAAGCATGCAAAGATAATAATTGTGATTGAAAACAGTGGAATATAAACCCTTGTTTAGCATTAAAAAAGTGAAAATAATCACACTAAAATTTTCTTAAAATTTATATTTCTTAAAAAATCAAAGCCTGCTTATTTTAGCAGGCTTTGATTGTATGAAAAATTTATTGGGTCGATTGCATGAAAATACACCGCTATACTTTAGGTTTAGCCGGCATTAGCTCATTGTTCATATCAGGTGCTTCAGACAGTTTTTTTTCCTGTTTGAAATTCTCCTGATTACCATCATCAGTTTTGTTGTGGGTAATATTACTGCAGGCAGTAACTACCATCAACAATAGCATTGCTGAAATAGGGGCAGCAAATTGCTGTAAGGTGCGTTTCATAATGTTGCGTTTACTGTTGTTTTAATTCTTTTTAGCCAGAAAATTAACAGTGTCGGCATTTGGGGTTAAGCAAATGTATGTTTATTTTTTAAATGTTATATGCTTAGTATCAAATTTTTAACAATAATTATCTTGATAATTAAAAAGTAATTATAAAGTAGTTACTCTATGATTATTTTTTTGGCAGTACTACCATCTTTACTTTTTACAGAGACTATATAAGTTCCCGGACTGGTAATGTTTATAGTTGTATTTATAGTTGTAATTTCCTGCTCAAGTATCTTTTGTCCTAATGTGTTATAAACTTTTGCTGTGCACGGATAACTTTCAGTCTGAATATTAAAGCTCCCTTTAGAAGGATTAGGGTATACTATTAGAGTGTTTTTATTTTTGTTAAACTCAGGATTATCTAAACTGTATGATAAAGCCTGGAAAGCATTAATTCTGCCATGTCCGTAATAAATATCAAACCCGGGTATGTCTTCCAATGTGCTTCCTACCTGATCTTCGGCGGTATTTTCTATTATAGACTTAATTTGGGCTGGTGTTCTGCCTGGGTCCTGAGCCAAAAGCAATGCAGCTAACCCGGATACATATGGTGTTGCCTGAGATGTGCCTCCCCAATATATCCCGTATTCTGTATTTGAAGTATGCGAAAGGCCATAAATAAAATTACCCGGAGCAACTACAGATATATGATCCCCATAATTACTGCCGCTATTTGAATCCCAAAAGAAAGGTTGTGTTCTGCTGTCATTAGGATTTGTTGATCCAACAGCAATAACCCCTTCAAAATTGGCAGGATAAAAAGGTATTGAGGTGTTAAAATTCATCATGCAGGCTACAACCACCACATTATTATTAAGTGCATATTGAACAGCTTCTTCAAGTACCTGTGAATACTGATTACCGCCAACAGAAAGATTAATAACCCTTGCTCCGTTATCTGCAGCATAAATAATAGCATCATACCACCATGAATAATTTCCGTTGTTATTAGCATTAAGCCCTTTCAGCGTCATTATCTTACAGTTAAGGTCTACCCCGGAATATCCTGATAAATTATTACCGTTTGCAGCTATAATGCCTGTTACATTTGTGCCGTGGCCATGATCGTCAAAAGGAAAAGGTACATTCGAAACAAAATCCCAACCAAAAAAATCGTTTATATAGCCATTATTGTCATTATCAATATTATCCTCAAAATTGACTGTCTCAGCTTCGTTAGACCAAAGTCGTCCCTCAAATTCAGGATGTTCTAAATTTAGCCCACTGTCCATTACCGCAACAATTATTTCGCTGCTTCCCTGTTCAATATCCCAGGCTGCCTCCATATCTATATCAGCTCCTGATATCGAAGGCGACAGGTTAAAGCTACCATCGTTATGTAAGCCCCATTGCCTAAAATAGAATTGGTCGTTAGGTGTCATGTTAAACTTTTTACCACCACCTTGGCCTATATAGTCAGGCTCTGCATATTCAACTGTTTGAAGCTGACCGTAAGCCTTTACCAAATTTTCAATATTAGTGTCGTTGGGGAATGAAATTACAAAGAGTTGGGATTTAGATTTTTTACCCGATCTTAATTTTGTAATCCCGGTCGCATTATAATTTTTTGCTATGCTGTCTATTTGTACAATACCTGTAGAATTATTGTTTAAGTTAATATTTTCTACACTGCTTTTAAGCTTAATGGTAATACGATTAGTTTTTGGGGTCTGCGCATTAATTGTAAAATATAATAAGAAAGCGCATGAAAGTAATAGTTTTTTCATAGGTGTGTTTAATTATTTTCGTAAAAATATTAAATTAATTTTAGTGTTATTTCTCAAAAGCATTTATGTTTTCCAAATTTCCAAGTTCGTCAAGATAAGCGATAAATACTGCACCTTTCGGAGGATAGTGCATATTGATTCTCGTAAGTTGTCCGTTTTCCTTAACCAGGCTTAACTCAAGCCTGTTAGGTTTGGTTTGCCATTCTTTTCTGTTTACTGCAATAACATGTATACCGTTTATCTTTTGATTGTACTCCCTGCAAATTTCTGTTTTCTGAATATAAAGAGTATCACGCCCTTTTGCTTCCGGATGTAAAAAATGCTGAACCTCCTTATGCTTAATAATATCGGTTATCAGGTTACACTGATTACTTTTTGGCAGACAACAAAACAGGCTAATGAAAATATAAACGGCGATTGTTTTCATAGTGAATGGTGTTTATTTAATAAAAAAAGCCCTCCGATTCAGGAAGGCTTATTCATATTATGGTTTTGCTATTAACAATTCTTCTTTAGTGCGTTTCTTTGCCGGGCCATACTCTACATATACGTGATATAGTTTATCATCTTCTGTAACTCTGGTAACTTTAAGATTGTATTTGTCTTTAAAAATAAAGGAATTACAATCTGTAGGTGCTCCGTCAGCACAAACCGTAATGATAAGGTTTTGAGAAGCCTCATCGGTTTCCGGCATATTTGCACTTCCTGATTCGTTATAATTAATAATGGTAGATAGTGACCCCAATTTAACGGGATAACTGGTGTAACTGTCTATTGAGCCTAACAGGTTACTAAACTCTTTGTTTTCTAATTTTTGAGTTAATGTTGTTTGAGAGTGGGCAAACTGTGCAATAGCACAAACTGTAAGTAGTAATACAGTTTTACGGAAGGTGTTTTTCATGTTGGTAATAGTTTGGTTGTTGTTTCTGTATATGCAATTTAATACTTTTTGATAAATAACTTGAGTAGCCTGTATAATATTAGCTAAGGTTGTTTAATTTAGAATCTCTTTTGAAATTAAATTACATAAATTTGAAGTTTGAACCCCTTTTATATGAAAAAACTATTTTTTAGCCTGTTGTTCCTTTTTACACTAACCTTACAGGCACAGCTGAAAAGCCCGGGAGAATTTATACCAAGTTACGGGAGCCAGGTAAGCTATTACCATCAGTTGGAAAATTACTTTACTCATTTAACCCAAAATTCAGATTACATACTTAAAAAGCCTTACGGTTATACCTATCAGGAGCGAAGCCTTAATGTATATTACATTTCAACTCCGCAAAACCTGAAAGATCTTGAAAACATAAGGCAAAACCATCTGTATCAAATTGGACTTTTAGATAAAAAGCCAACCACAACCGTTACTGATAAAGCTATAGTATGGCTTAGTTTTAATGTACACGGTAATGAGCCCGGTGCTGCCGAAAGCTCTATGAATGTGGCCTTTGAACTTATTAACCCAAATAATAAGAACACCAAAGAGTGGCTGGAAAATACCATCGTGATATTAGACCCATGCTTAAACCCTGACGGGTACTCTCGTTACGGGAACTGGCTTAGGGATGTTACCGGGCAACAGCTTCATCCGGGGCTTACCGATAGGGAACACATGGAACCGTGGCCGGGTGGCAGGCAAAACCATTATGCGTACGATCTTAACCGTGACTGGGCATGGCAAACGCAGGCTGAATCGCAACAGCGTATAAGGCTTTTTAACGAGTGGATGCCAATGGTACATGTAGATGTGCATGAAATGGGGTATAACGAACCTTATTTTTTTCCTCCCGCAGCAGAGCCAATGCACGAGTACATCACTCAGGCACAAAAAGATTTTCACGTTGCAATAGGCGAAATGACTTCAAAACGATTTGACCTTAAAGGATGGAACTACTATACAAGAGAGCGTTTCGATTTATTTTACCCGAGCTATGGGGATACCTATCCAAGCTTTAATGGTGCCGTGGGTATGACCTATGAGCAGGGTGGTATAGGTGCCGGCAGGGCAGTGGTAATGAGCAACGGTAATATACTAACGCTACAGGACAGGATAGACCACCATACCGAAGCCGTGCTTACAGCAGTTGAAACGGCTTCCTGGCAAAAGGATAAGCTGGTTAAAAATTTCCGCCAGTATTACAAAGACGGTAAGGAAGGCAATAAAGGGAAATATAAAACCTACATTATAAAAAACAACGGTAAGACCCAACAGCTTGCCGAGTTGCTGGAACGAAACAAGATTCAGTTTGCTTATGCCAAAGAGTCTAAAAAGCTAAACGGTTACAGCTATATGGAAAACGGCGATAAAGATTTTACCGTAGAGCCTAACGATTTAATAATTAGTGCCAAGCAGCCTAAAAGCATACTTACACAGGTATTGTTTGAACCTGCACCTAAACTTACCGACAGCCTTTCGTATGATATAACTGCATGGGCATTGCCTTATGCTTATGGAGTGGAGAGTTATGCGCTTAAAAACAGTCCTAAAATAGATACTAAGAAAGAGATTAACTATAAGGGCAAACTTGATTTTGAAAGGGCTTATGCTTATTACATTCCGTGGAATGGAAGAGCGTCGGCAAGAACGCTGTCCTGTCTGCTTAAAAGCGGGATAAAGGTGCGTTCTGCCAGAAAAGCTTCTTTCTTTAGAGGGGTAAGAATTAAACCTGGTGATTTAATTGTACTTAAAGGAGATAACCAAAGCCTTTACGATTTTAAAAACACTATGGATATGCTGCTTGAAAACAAACCGGATTATGAGGTTTTGGAAAGTGGTTTCTCTTTAGAAGGCGGCGACTTAGGGGGGGAATACTATCCGTTACTTAGCGCTCCGAGAGTTTTACTGCTTTCGGGAGAGAGTGTAAGTGCTACCGATTTTGGGCAGGCATGGTTTTACTTCGATCAGATGATAGAATATCCTGTAAGTATAGTGGATGTTAAAAATATTAGCAGGGTAAACTTTAGTGATTTTACAACCATAGTACTGGTTGATGGCTGGTATGATTTTACCGAAGATCAAAAAAGTGATTTGGATAATTTTATTAAGGACGGGGGCAAGGTAATTGCAATAGGCAACGCACTGGGTATTTTTGAAGACAGGGCAGGGTATAACCTTACCCGTTTTGCTTCGGAACAGGATAAACAGGACGAAATTGACCGTAAGGAGGAAGAGGCTTTAAGAGCCCGTTTTATGGATTATAAAAATGCCGAAAGACGTTCAATATCTGAGTCGGTGCCGGGAGCAGTGGTAGAAAATGTAATAGATAAGTCACACCCACTTTCTTACGGACTTGGAGATAAGTATTTCAGTCTTAAAACCAGTGATACCCATTACCAGTTACTTAAGGATGCCTGGAATGTGGCCTATGTGCCAAAGGATTATATAAGCTTTGGTTTTATTGGGCAAAACCTTAGAAAAAAACTGGAAAACACTGTTACCTTTGCTGTAGAACAAAAAGGCAGCGGGCAGGTAATTTATATGATAGATAACCCATTGTTCAGAGGATTTTGGGAAAACGGTAATCTGCTTTTCAGCAATGCTGTATTTTTAGTTGATTAAATAAATTTTTATGAAAAAAAGACTTTTTGAGAGATCCTTTTATGTACTGGGATTACTTTCTATGATTACATTAACGTCTCCTTTTTTTAGTTACAGGCCTACAGCCGTAACAACAAACGACTGGTTTATATGGGGAAACTTTAATTTGCTGGATATTGTTGTGGAAGGGCTTCCGCGATTTTCTAAGGTAGCAATGAGTGATACCATGAAATTAGTTATCGTAATAAGTACTATTATACTTGCACTTGGCGTTTTCCAGTTTGTAGGTTCTCTTTTTAAACAGCGCAAACAGGTATTGTTTTCGGCGATAACCCTTTTTGTATTGCTTGCAGGCGGAATTATCTATATTAAATCCGGAGGATATGATATTACCGTTAAGGCAGGATATTATATTTTTATGGCGCTTGAAGCTGCTGTTATAGTAATGGGAATTCTATTAGGAAGAAACAAAGAAAAAAACGTAGCATAATAATTTAACCCACCCCCGCCATTAATCAACAATGAAAAGATTACTACTGCCATTGGCAGCATTACTTATCGTGTCATGTCATACAGATATTGACGACAACGGGACCGCAAACAATAACAACGGTGAGAATCCCGGGGAAACAGTTATAGATTACAGGCAGGAAATGCGCCAGCTTGTAATTAGCATTAGTCAAAAGGCTAAAGGAATAAGTCCGGGCTTTGCGATTATTCCCCAAAACGGTATTGAACTGCTTACTAACGACGGAGATCCGTTTGGCTCGCTAAACTTACCTTATCTAAATGCTATAGACGGGCACGGACAGGAAGACCTGCTATATGGTTATGATAACGATGATGAAGCTACACCTGCCGATGTAACCGAATACCTGAAGAATTTCTTAGACAGGTCTAAGGAGTTTGGTAAAAAGATATTGGTTACCGATTATTGTACCTCAGCGTCTCATGTAGAAGATTCCTATCTTCAAAACGAGGATAGCGACTATATTTCTTTTGCAGCCCCTATCAGGGAACTGAATGTTATACCGGGTCAATCTCCTTATAACTATAATAATGCAAACATAACTCAGCTATCGCAGGCCAAAAACTTTTTATACCTTATAAATCCTGAGAATTATAATACTAAACAGGAGTTTATTACTGCCGTGGCACAAACCGATTATGATGTAATTATCATGGATTTGTTTTTAAACGGACAGGCTTTTACAGCAGCCGAAGTAGCTCAGTTAAAGAATAAAGCCAATGGTGGTAGCCGCATGGTAATATGTTATATGTCTATAGGTGAGGCAGAAGATTATCGTTATTACTGGCAGCAGGAGTGGAGTACAAATCCGCCGGAATGGGTAGCAGCCGAAAATCCTGACTGGGGAGGTAATTATAAGGTGCAGTACTGGAATGATGAATGGAAATCTATCATCTATTCAGGACAGGGATCATATCTTGATACCATACTACAGGCAGGCTTTAATGGGGTATACCTTGATATTATAGATGCCTTTGAGTATTTTGAAGAATAATATAAAACGCCCCTTTTGGGGCGTTTTTCTTTATTGGTTAAAGAATGCAGGATGTATATGTTTTGGCGAACAATTAATCAAAGTAATTTTCCAGAATTTCGTCAAGCATCATTATGGTTAGCGGTTTGGTCTTAAAGGCAGACAGTACGCCAAGTGATTTTGCTTTATCCATATCATCCGGATTTTCTGATGTGGTAAGCATTACCACAATCATTCTGCAATGAAGGTTTTTATCCAGTTTACCGTATTCTTCTAAAAATTCCCATCCGTTCATGCCCGGCATATTGATATCAAGAAAAATAAGATCAGGGTGTTTATCTCCGTTTTCTTCTTTTCTCTTTAGGTATTCAAGGGCTTCTTCGGCAGATTCCTTTACAACAACATGCTTTGCAGCATTGTTTTTCCTTATTACTCTTTCATGAAAAAAGTTGTCGACCTTATTGTCGTCAACCAGCATTATGCAATTTACCTGCCTTATCATCACATCTTTATCCATTTTGTATAAATTTTGAAATTGTAAACTTAAATGTACTTCCTGTTCCTAATTCTGATTCTACCCATATTTTACCCTTGTGAAGCCCCACAACTTTATAACAATGTGCCAGTCCTATACCATGTCCCTCATACTCATCTTCTTTATGCAGACTTTTAAAAATCTGGAAAATACGGTCAAAATATCTTGGGTTAATTCCTATTCCGTTATCGGTTACCCAAAACTCATAATAATCCTTTTCTTCGTGGCAGTGTATCTTTACCTCACATGGTATATTCTTTTTCCTGAATTTAATGGCATTATTAATTAGGTTTTGAAAAACCAGTCTCAACTCTACTTTATAAGCATATATTTGAGGCATTACACCATATGTTATCTCAGCATCAGATTCCTTTATGAGTCTGTTTAAATCGGCAATAACATTTTTTAGTATGTCATTACAATCTACATATGTAAGCTCTCTGTCTTTGCCCAGTCTTGTAAAATCCAGTAGTGATTTCACCAAAAGAGACATTCTTCCGGTAGCATCATTTATTGTATTCAGATAGCTTTTTAGTTCATCGTTTAACTCCTGACCGTAATCTTCTTCAATAACCTGAATAAAATTGCTTACAGTTCTTATAGGCTCCTGCAAATCGTGTGAGGCTATGTAATTAAACTGTTCCAGTTCTTTATTCCTTATCTGAAGTTCCTGAAGCTGGTCTTTAATAATAGTTTCGTTTCGTTTACGTTCGGTAATATCTATTACAGAGGCAAGTATTACGTTACCGGTATTTGTGTATAACGGATTAAGGCCTATTTCTACAGGAAACTCGCTACCGTCCTTTTTTACTGCATGTAGATCTCTTCCCGCTCCAAAGTATCTTGCTCTTGGGGCTTCATGATAATCCCCCCTATTTACAGGGTGATGACTCCTTGATGCTTTAGGTACGAGGATATCTATAGACTTTCCTACAAGTTCTTCTTTTGTATAGCCAAAAAGCTTTTCAGCCTGCTCGTTAATCAGGGTAATGTCTCCTTCAGGGTTTGATATTATAAATGCATTTGGTGCCGACTCGATCACACTTCTAAAATGCTGTTCTGCCATTTTTTGTTTTCGCTCCGATGTATTTATGGCATTTGCAGCTTTGTAAATAAAACCAAAGCATATAAGAATAAAGCCGATTGAGGTAAGGGCAAGACTTGGTTTTAATCCCATAATTGACCCTGAATCCATACTAAAATTGCTATGTTCAAAAAATTGCAGTCTCAGGTATGTTACTATTATTATTAGTGCAAACAGCTGTAAAAAAAGACGCTTTGCAATTATATTTCCTGTTTCTTTTACTGTAAATATTCTTGTAAACCCAATCTCAGGATAAAGCATACTGGCACTCATAGACAAAATACAAAAGCTTATAGCTGTATGTATGGCTATCGGTGTTAAAAAGCTGAATTTATATAGACTGGGTACGCTAAAAAAATAGCCTATTATACATATAGAGGAGATTACCGTTACAAAGTGAAAGGCATACTGGCAGTAAATCCTTAGTTTTTGAAATAAGGCAGCACTAAACATAGAGGCTCCCATTACCAAAAACAATACAGATGTTATGGGAGACATACGTCCCGGGTAGGCTTCCTGTTTTTCTATTCCCACTAAATCAGGGAATAACATTTGGTCTATACCCAAATCTATAGACAGGATTCCCTGACACAAGGATGCAAGGGCATGTATTGCAACAAACATTTCCATTAACAGGATCGTCGCTGAAATTCTTTTGGTAGAAGCAGACGCTACCAGGCAAAACGACAGCGCTAAAAATGAAAGTGCTGTGTTAAATTTCATTGAAATATAACCGTCAAGTATGCTTTTTAATACTTCTATATTAAAAAACCAACCTATTAAAACTGCTATTGAAAGAATTAAAACAAGAAGACCTCCAATAGTAACAAACCGAATTTGATTTATCTTTTTGCTTAGCATAGTCAAACCAGAGTAACATTAATACATACGTGTATTGGATAGGATTTGGATGCTAAAATATACAGAAATATTTATAATATAGATTTTTAGCTATGAAGTGAATAGTTGAGACTGTAAAATGCAGTTTTGTGTAGATAACTGGTTTTGTGGTGTTTAAATTTTTGTGTAGATTTTAGAAAAAATATTTACACATTTAATGTGTTGTTTTTTAATGTTTTACGTATTTAATTAATATTTGCTTAAAATTGATTTTAGGACTGTGTAGTTTATGAAATTTATATATGAGTCTATTTTTGGTTTGTTTCAAATTTATCTGAAAAATCATGTCGTTAAAAACAAAATTGTATCCGACAGAAGTTCATAATTTCCGTCAATCCGTTAAAGGTTTCTAAAAGTTATAAAAAAGAAAATGTCATCTTGTCATATGGTTCTGTCATTTTTTAATGCTTTTGGCTATTGGCACAAAGATTGACTATTTGTAAGCATCAATAATATTTAGAAATCGAATTCAAAAAATAAACTATTTTAAAATGAGTAAAATAATCGGAATTGACTTAGGAACAACCAACTCGTGTGTAGCCGTAATGGAAGGTAACGAGCCTGTAGTTATTCCTAATGCTGAAGGAAAAAGAACAACGCCATCGGTTATAGCATTTGTAGAAGGTGGCGAAATTAAGGTGGGTGACCCTGCAAAACGTCAGGCTGTTACTAACCCTACTAAGACAATATCATCCATAAAACGTTTTATGGGTAATAAATTCTCTGAAAGTTCAAAAGAAGCAGGTAACGTTCCTTATAAAGTGATGAAAGGTGATAATGATACTCCTCGTGTAGATATCGACGGACGCCTTTACACACCGCAGGAGCTTTCTGCAATGACACTTCAGAAAATGAAGAAAACTGCTGAGGATTACCTTGGACAAACAGTAACTGAAGCGGTTATTACAGTACCGGCTTACTTTAACGATGCACAGCGTCAGGCTACTAAAGAGGCTGGTGAAATTGCAGGACTTAAAGTAAGAAGGATTATAAACGAGCCTACAGCGGCTGCTCTTGCTTACGGTCTTGACAAAAGTGGTAAAGACCAAAAGATTGCCGTATATGACCTTGGTGGTGGTACATTTGATATCTCTATCCTTGAGTTAGGTGACGGTGTATTTGAAGTACTTTCTACTAACGGTGATACTCACCTTGGTGGTGATGATTTCGACCAGGTAATTATAGACTGGTTAGCAAACGAATTTAATAGTGAAGAAGGTGTAGACCTGCGTAAAGATGCTATGGCATTACAGCGTTTAAAAGAGGCTGCAGAGAAAGCTAAGATCGAGCTTTCTTCTTCTACACAAACTGAAATAAACTTACCATATGTTACTGCTACTGCAAGCGGACCTAAGCACCTTGTAAAAACACTTACAAGAGCTAAGTTTGAGCAACTTGCTGACGATTTAGTACAGCGTTCTATGAAACCTGTTGCTAAAGCTTTACAGGATGCAGGTTTATCTAAATCAGATATTGATGAGGTAATCCTTGTGGGTGGTTCTACACGTATCCCAAGAATACAGGAAGAAGTAGAGAAATTCTTTGGTAAAAAACCTTCTAAAGGTGTTAACCCGGACGAGGTTGTGGCAATTGGTGCTGCTATCCAGGGTGGTGTATTAACAGGTGACGTTAAAGACGTACTTCTGTTAGACGTTACTCCGCTTTCATTAGGTATCGAGACTATGGGTGGTGTTATGACTAAATTAATTGAGGCTAACACAACTATCCCAACTAAAAAATCTCAGGTATTCTCTACAGCGGCAGATAATCAGCCATCTGTAGAAATCCACGTGTTACAGGGTGAAAGGCCAATGGCTCAGGATAATAAGACTATCGGTCGTTTCCACTTAGACGGTATTCCGCCTGCACAAAGAGGTGTACCTCAAATTGAAGTAACATTTGATATTGATGCTAACGGTATCATTAAAGTATCTGCTACAGATAAAGGTACTGGTAAATCACACGATATCCGTATCGAGGCTTCTTCAGGA
Proteins encoded:
- a CDS encoding sensor histidine kinase, with protein sequence MKFNTALSFLALSFCLVASASTKRISATILLMEMFVAIHALASLCQGILSIDLGIDQMLFPDLVGIEKQEAYPGRMSPITSVLFLVMGASMFSAALFQKLRIYCQYAFHFVTVISSICIIGYFFSVPSLYKFSFLTPIAIHTAISFCILSMSASMLYPEIGFTRIFTVKETGNIIAKRLFLQLFALIIIVTYLRLQFFEHSNFSMDSGSIMGLKPSLALTSIGFILICFGFIYKAANAINTSERKQKMAEQHFRSVIESAPNAFIISNPEGDITLINEQAEKLFGYTKEELVGKSIDILVPKASRSHHPVNRGDYHEAPRARYFGAGRDLHAVKKDGSEFPVEIGLNPLYTNTGNVILASVIDITERKRNETIIKDQLQELQIRNKELEQFNYIASHDLQEPIRTVSNFIQVIEEDYGQELNDELKSYLNTINDATGRMSLLVKSLLDFTRLGKDRELTYVDCNDILKNVIADLNRLIKESDAEITYGVMPQIYAYKVELRLVFQNLINNAIKFRKKNIPCEVKIHCHEEKDYYEFWVTDNGIGINPRYFDRIFQIFKSLHKEDEYEGHGIGLAHCYKVVGLHKGKIWVESELGTGSTFKFTISKFIQNG
- a CDS encoding endo alpha-1,4 polygalactosaminidase, producing the protein MKRLLLPLAALLIVSCHTDIDDNGTANNNNGENPGETVIDYRQEMRQLVISISQKAKGISPGFAIIPQNGIELLTNDGDPFGSLNLPYLNAIDGHGQEDLLYGYDNDDEATPADVTEYLKNFLDRSKEFGKKILVTDYCTSASHVEDSYLQNEDSDYISFAAPIRELNVIPGQSPYNYNNANITQLSQAKNFLYLINPENYNTKQEFITAVAQTDYDVIIMDLFLNGQAFTAAEVAQLKNKANGGSRMVICYMSIGEAEDYRYYWQQEWSTNPPEWVAAENPDWGGNYKVQYWNDEWKSIIYSGQGSYLDTILQAGFNGVYLDIIDAFEYFEE
- the dnaK gene encoding molecular chaperone DnaK, producing the protein MSKIIGIDLGTTNSCVAVMEGNEPVVIPNAEGKRTTPSVIAFVEGGEIKVGDPAKRQAVTNPTKTISSIKRFMGNKFSESSKEAGNVPYKVMKGDNDTPRVDIDGRLYTPQELSAMTLQKMKKTAEDYLGQTVTEAVITVPAYFNDAQRQATKEAGEIAGLKVRRIINEPTAAALAYGLDKSGKDQKIAVYDLGGGTFDISILELGDGVFEVLSTNGDTHLGGDDFDQVIIDWLANEFNSEEGVDLRKDAMALQRLKEAAEKAKIELSSSTQTEINLPYVTATASGPKHLVKTLTRAKFEQLADDLVQRSMKPVAKALQDAGLSKSDIDEVILVGGSTRIPRIQEEVEKFFGKKPSKGVNPDEVVAIGAAIQGGVLTGDVKDVLLLDVTPLSLGIETMGGVMTKLIEANTTIPTKKSQVFSTAADNQPSVEIHVLQGERPMAQDNKTIGRFHLDGIPPAQRGVPQIEVTFDIDANGIIKVSATDKGTGKSHDIRIEASSGLTQEEIERMRQEAEANADADKAAKEKVDKLNEADAMIFQTEKQLTEFGDKLSDSNKQPIQSALEELKKAYETKDVATIQPALDKINEAWKNASEEMYKAQAEGGAQGGADQGQPQGDAQAEGDNVQDVDFEEVK
- a CDS encoding S8 family serine peptidase — its product is MKKLLLSCAFLLYFTINAQTPKTNRITIKLKSSVENINLNNNSTGIVQIDSIAKNYNATGITKLRSGKKSKSQLFVISFPNDTNIENLVKAYGQLQTVEYAEPDYIGQGGGKKFNMTPNDQFYFRQWGLHNDGSFNLSPSISGADIDMEAAWDIEQGSSEIIVAVMDSGLNLEHPEFEGRLWSNEAETVNFEDNIDNDNNGYINDFFGWDFVSNVPFPFDDHGHGTNVTGIIAANGNNLSGYSGVDLNCKIMTLKGLNANNNGNYSWWYDAIIYAADNGARVINLSVGGNQYSQVLEEAVQYALNNNVVVVACMMNFNTSIPFYPANFEGVIAVGSTNPNDSRTQPFFWDSNSGSNYGDHISVVAPGNFIYGLSHTSNTEYGIYWGGTSQATPYVSGLAALLLAQDPGRTPAQIKSIIENTAEDQVGSTLEDIPGFDIYYGHGRINAFQALSYSLDNPEFNKNKNTLIVYPNPSKGSFNIQTESYPCTAKVYNTLGQKILEQEITTINTTINITSPGTYIVSVKSKDGSTAKKIIIE
- a CDS encoding M14 family zinc carboxypeptidase, whose protein sequence is MKKLFFSLLFLFTLTLQAQLKSPGEFIPSYGSQVSYYHQLENYFTHLTQNSDYILKKPYGYTYQERSLNVYYISTPQNLKDLENIRQNHLYQIGLLDKKPTTTVTDKAIVWLSFNVHGNEPGAAESSMNVAFELINPNNKNTKEWLENTIVILDPCLNPDGYSRYGNWLRDVTGQQLHPGLTDREHMEPWPGGRQNHYAYDLNRDWAWQTQAESQQRIRLFNEWMPMVHVDVHEMGYNEPYFFPPAAEPMHEYITQAQKDFHVAIGEMTSKRFDLKGWNYYTRERFDLFYPSYGDTYPSFNGAVGMTYEQGGIGAGRAVVMSNGNILTLQDRIDHHTEAVLTAVETASWQKDKLVKNFRQYYKDGKEGNKGKYKTYIIKNNGKTQQLAELLERNKIQFAYAKESKKLNGYSYMENGDKDFTVEPNDLIISAKQPKSILTQVLFEPAPKLTDSLSYDITAWALPYAYGVESYALKNSPKIDTKKEINYKGKLDFERAYAYYIPWNGRASARTLSCLLKSGIKVRSARKASFFRGVRIKPGDLIVLKGDNQSLYDFKNTMDMLLENKPDYEVLESGFSLEGGDLGGEYYPLLSAPRVLLLSGESVSATDFGQAWFYFDQMIEYPVSIVDVKNISRVNFSDFTTIVLVDGWYDFTEDQKSDLDNFIKDGGKVIAIGNALGIFEDRAGYNLTRFASEQDKQDEIDRKEEEALRARFMDYKNAERRSISESVPGAVVENVIDKSHPLSYGLGDKYFSLKTSDTHYQLLKDAWNVAYVPKDYISFGFIGQNLRKKLENTVTFAVEQKGSGQVIYMIDNPLFRGFWENGNLLFSNAVFLVD
- a CDS encoding response regulator; protein product: MDKDVMIRQVNCIMLVDDNKVDNFFHERVIRKNNAAKHVVVKESAEEALEYLKRKEENGDKHPDLIFLDINMPGMNGWEFLEEYGKLDKNLHCRMIVVMLTTSENPDDMDKAKSLGVLSAFKTKPLTIMMLDEILENYFD